The Triticum aestivum cultivar Chinese Spring chromosome 4B, IWGSC CS RefSeq v2.1, whole genome shotgun sequence sequence GGGACCCCTTTACAGGGCTGATGTGGCACATATTAGTCAAAGTCAATATTTGCCCCCCTTATGTGGACAAGGGTCCCACTTGACATCTTCCAAAATGGGCTCGGCCCCATACATCAGTGACACAACTACATATAAACTTTCTTTTTTAAAACATATTACCGTAAAGAAGCCCAATTTCCTCTCCATCGCCGCCGGCAGAGCTTCGTCCTCCTGCAAGGTAAGCGACCTGCCTCTCCCGCACATCGCCGGCGTCGcgactgtaagggcatatttcttccTACGCGgttttgatgattgatgacaatgcatttgcggactaatcatgtgcattgagcttTTCAGAGATCTCATgtgcacaagacgattcggtgcccctcggttCCTATCAAAGACGGcggtttttacttttcttttcggtggatttgagtcataggaaagttgtactattaagagggggtccgcttcgaaaGGTTAGGTTGGAATCAACACATATACATTTGTTCCTTTGCATCACCTTTCCTTTGCTTCATTGGAAAGCACCGGGCATTTACCCTTGTATATGCGAAGATGAAGGTCTCCAGAGTGATAGAGTTGttgtggcgtgcggtagtactatTCAAGGAAGCAGTGGTACCGCAGCtgtccatggtagtaccgctctctaTGGTGTTGTACCGTGGCATCTAGCCCAGAACCCTGGCATACACGGTAGTAGGAGCGGAGCATAGTACAACGAATACAACGAATACAACAAATACATGAGTGAGTCCGGCTGTCAGAGCATAGTACAACGAATACAACAAATACTCCAAGTAGCACTTCCAGCTAGTCCTGAATCCTGATCACAGCACTTTCAGAGCAAGATGCGCTTCTCCCACTCCTCCATCCAAATTTATatatatgcatgtgtatatgtgtgtgGAGACGAGAATCAGAtcaccaacttgaacatgatttctTGTCTCCCACAAATTATGTGCGCGCATGCTTCATCTCCTCTTCTTTATACACAAAATTCCCCTCTAGGTCCAGCTACATGAACCCCTCTTATAGTCTAGTCTGCCATCAACCTGACTCCGTACCATGGCTTCTCCCTCGGAGCTGCCGGAGCTGCCGCTGGAGACGCGGTGCCTGCCGTTCGCGCTGCGCCAGTACGCCGGCTTCTGGCTGCCGGAGGCGGTGCTGGCGCGCGGCCTCCCGGCGGTGCGCGACCGCTTCGCGCCGAGGCTCGACGACGTGCTCCTCGCCAGCTTCCCCAAGTCCGGCACCACCTGGCTCAAGGCCCTCGCCTTCGCCACCGCGCGCCGTGCCGTGCACCCGCCGTCCGACCACGACCACCCGCTCCGCCACGGCAACCCGCACGACCTCGTCCCGTTCCTCGAGTTTGGCTTCACGCTCGCCTACGACGCCGACGCCCTGGCGgccggcctcgaggcgctcccttCCCCGCGCCTGCTGGCCACGCACCTgcccttctccctcctccccggccgcctcgccgccgccggccgcatcGTCTACGTCTGCCGGCACCCCAAGGACGCGCTCGTCTCAGCCTGGACCTTCACCAGGAAGGCGTCGGGGAGCATGGGCGTGGACGCGGAGTCCTACTCGCTCCGGGAGGCCGTGGAGCTCTTCTGCGCGGGGCGCTGCGTAGCCGGCCCGCAATGGCGGCACGTGGTCGAGTACTGGGAGGCGAGCCTCAGCCGTCGGAACGTGCTGTTCCTCAGGTACGAGGAGATGCTCCGCGACCCCGTGGGGAGCCTGAGGACGATGGCGGGGTTCATGGGGTGCGCCTTCTCGCCGGGGGAGGAGGAGCGAGGCGTGCCGCAGGCCATCGTGGAGCTGTGCAGCCTGGAGAAGCAAAAGAATGTGGAGGCGAGTCGGGACGACGGAAGGACGGCAGATGGCATCAAGGCCGACGCCTACTTCAGGAAGGGGGTGGCCGCGGATTGGAGCAGCCACATgacgccggagatggggaagatggtgGACGAGGCTGTGGAGGACGGGCTCCGGGGGTCTGGTTTCACCTTCGCCGACTCAACTCCGGCCAACCGTGAAAAATGACAGAGTCGAAGCGAACCCAGATCGTCCCCGGCACCACCTACTTCTTGTTCAATAATGCATGCTTTGTGTCCTTGTTTTTGAGTCCGGTGTGCGTGTGCGCGCGCGATGCATATTGTCCACGTACTGTCCATTCATGTATGCGTACTTTTCTTTGGCTTCCAGAACTCAACTCAAGTGAGCTGAAATATGTGTGTGCTTTTAGCATTGAACTGAACCGATATGCTACAACTATGTCCCCAGCTATAATTCAATTGTTACtgtttgttagaataaatccgaggccaccgtcgatctaccgagaaccaagcaatcacacgaggcacgacaccgagatttgttaacgaggttcaccgatatggctacatctccgAAGCATATGACTACAGGCGCTCCttcccatgacaccgtcacaataccgcaccccgggcgccctgcgtgcctgtgctattatgttggcgtaggttacatcgtgtgtctacccccgctatatatgagaggcctaggatacaagtgtcctagtTGGACAatactccatatcctatctaaacacaatactactacAAGTCTAATTGTAACCTAATAATatttgacacaactctaacaaactccaccttgacgaATATTCTTCACCGCCTTGAATTCATTCATGCGTcgaacttccatgtacattggacttgagatacgccatgagcaccgctgctactcccagactccatgtgactccacctgcaactatagtcccttctcgtcttcttcgCAGTCAACActtgagcaaaattaagttcctcattactctaccTTGTGCTTCAACTTTCAGAGTATCCGTCCAATGTCATCACACATCGACCACTGtctgcgtgaaaatgaacaacCCACATATTGAAcgccacacataagagttaccaTCACACACCGGCGCAtccaatcacatgaccggtgatcgATCAGCGTTCGCGGAGCTGGACGAGGGCGTCACCGGTAGCGTCGGGTTCGGGGATGGCTCCAGCGTGGCTATCCGTGGTCGCGGCACGGTCACGTTCACCGTGCGCAGCGGCGATCATTGCGCTCTCACAAACGTCTACTTCATCCCGCGTCTCAAGACGAGCATCATCAGCCTCGGGCAACTGGACGAGCATGGCTGCATCACCAAGATCCACGGCGGTGTCCTGACTCTGTACGATCGCCGCCAGAATCAGTTGGCCCAGGTACGCCGAAATGGCAGACGTCTGTATGATGTGCGCCTGGACATCGCGCATCCGGTTTGCCTGGCAGCACACGGCAGCGACGAGGCGTGGAAGTGGCATGCCAGGTTCGGCCACCAGCACTTCGACGCGCTCCGGCGCATGGGGCGCGCTGATATGGTGCGCGGGATGCCGCTGGTGGACCATGTGGAGCAGATCTGCGACACGTGCTTGGTGGGGAAGCAAAGGCGTGCTCCGTTTCCCTCCCAGGCGCGCTACCGCGCGACAGGGCCTCTCGATCTCGTTCACGCCGATCTTTGCGGGGCCAtcactccggccacccccggcGGCAAGCGCTACTTCATGCTCGTCGTCGATGATCACAGTCGCTATATGTGGGCTATGATGTTGCCGGCGAAGGACGCGGCCGCGGCGAGCATCAAACACTTTGTTGTTGTGGCTGAGGCAGAGCAAGGCGGACGACTGCGCGCATTCCGAACGGACCGGGGCGGCGAGTTCACTTCCAGCATGATCGGCGAGTACTTCACAGATCAAGGCGTACAGAGGCATCTGACGGCACCCTACTCGCCGCAGCAGAACGGCGTGGTGGAACGGCGTAACCAGACCGTCGTCGGCATGGCGAGGAGCATGCTCAAGGCgaagaacatgccgagctggtTTTGGGGGGAGGCCGTGGCGAGTGCGGTGTTCATCCTCAACAGGTCCTACACCCGTAGCGTCGACGGCAAGACTCCGTACGAGGCGTGGTACGGCAAGATACCCATCGTGCACTTCCTGCGTGTCTTCGGCTGCATCGCCTACATCAAGAACACGCGGC is a genomic window containing:
- the LOC123094038 gene encoding cytosolic sulfotransferase 10 — protein: MASPSELPELPLETRCLPFALRQYAGFWLPEAVLARGLPAVRDRFAPRLDDVLLASFPKSGTTWLKALAFATARRAVHPPSDHDHPLRHGNPHDLVPFLEFGFTLAYDADALAAGLEALPSPRLLATHLPFSLLPGRLAAAGRIVYVCRHPKDALVSAWTFTRKASGSMGVDAESYSLREAVELFCAGRCVAGPQWRHVVEYWEASLSRRNVLFLRYEEMLRDPVGSLRTMAGFMGCAFSPGEEERGVPQAIVELCSLEKQKNVEASRDDGRTADGIKADAYFRKGVAADWSSHMTPEMGKMVDEAVEDGLRGSGFTFADSTPANREK